A region from the Algoriphagus machipongonensis genome encodes:
- a CDS encoding aspartate-semialdehyde dehydrogenase has product MKLAVVGATGLVGSEILEVLDEHNFPFDELLLVASERSVGKQIEYKGKPYTVIGLDQAVSLKPEIAIFSAGGSTSMEWAPKFAEAGTIVVDNSSAWRMDPTKKLVVPEINGKELSKDDKIIANPNCSTIQMVLALEPLRERYGIKRVVVSTYQSVTGSGKAAVDQMMAERAGETPQMVYPHKIDMNVLPHIDVFQPNGYTKEEMKMINETKKIFSDDTIKVTATTVRIPTMGGHSEAVNVEFKEDFDLEEVKKLLSETPGVILQDDPANFVYPMPINAHKKDEVFVGRLRRDESQANTLNMWVVADNLRKGAATNAVQIAEYLVANQLV; this is encoded by the coding sequence ATGAAATTAGCAGTGGTAGGAGCTACAGGATTAGTAGGCTCCGAAATTCTAGAGGTGCTGGACGAGCACAACTTCCCTTTTGACGAACTTCTATTAGTCGCTTCCGAGCGCTCTGTAGGTAAACAGATCGAGTATAAGGGTAAACCTTACACTGTCATCGGCCTGGATCAGGCAGTTTCATTGAAACCAGAAATCGCCATCTTTTCCGCAGGAGGAAGCACTTCTATGGAATGGGCACCTAAGTTTGCGGAAGCTGGAACCATCGTGGTAGACAATTCTTCTGCCTGGAGAATGGATCCAACAAAAAAACTGGTAGTCCCTGAAATCAACGGAAAAGAACTAAGCAAAGACGATAAAATCATTGCCAATCCAAATTGTTCAACCATTCAAATGGTTTTGGCATTGGAGCCTCTTCGTGAGCGCTACGGCATCAAAAGAGTAGTGGTTTCTACCTACCAGTCAGTGACCGGTTCCGGTAAAGCTGCCGTAGATCAAATGATGGCAGAACGTGCGGGAGAGACCCCTCAAATGGTCTACCCACACAAGATTGACATGAACGTCCTTCCTCACATTGACGTATTCCAACCAAATGGATATACAAAGGAGGAAATGAAAATGATAAACGAAACCAAGAAGATCTTCTCTGATGATACCATCAAAGTAACCGCCACAACTGTGAGAATCCCGACTATGGGAGGTCACTCTGAAGCAGTCAATGTGGAATTTAAAGAGGATTTCGATCTGGAAGAAGTGAAAAAACTTCTAAGCGAAACTCCAGGAGTTATCCTTCAGGATGATCCAGCAAATTTCGTTTACCCTATGCCCATCAATGCGCATAAGAAAGACGAAGTTTTTGTGGGCCGTTTAAGAAGAGATGAGTCTCAAGCAAACACATTAAACATGTGGGTTGTGGCGGACAATCTCCGTAAAGGAGCAGCTACCAATGCTGTACAGATCGCAGAATATTTAGTAGCCAATCAATTGGTTTAA
- a CDS encoding lamin tail domain-containing protein, which yields MVGLVDFFWKLRFLAFFVWFEMAALPLFSQGQDFESQFLIQSYPEEFLPGWYANELRESNSRVFQYPGFGIGGSNAIAMQPISSFDGELIVKLEPSQYESPSLVFWARSMKNGSGDRAAVVEFSWADKIDGDYSEKRLLGNEDEFGNVDQEFRKFELELPEETKNLDLLFLKITVSYGAGSGTCARWMMDDFEFGDQVKDLTPPSITRVRGYEEHVVEIQFSERLDPVFSQFLLNYRLDEEVPEEVSVLNDSLVYLSFPKPLSFKEFQLKVNQIPDLEGNFLSDTTLVFEFSDPTNIPYKNLIINELMPAPKPDMDFPNVEFVELFNAGDHKIRLEGVSLSTSKTEVQLPEYWMEPGAYLILFPQNKLEEMKDYAPFLALNFWPTLLNSGERIILQNDRGELVDQLEYSSSSWGSNELATGGYSLEVVNPFLSCEQTGFLKASIDPLRASPGRENSVLDLSPDTISPVLVHAAFLDSLQILLRFSEPIVQLDSLDSIHFTPQLKVETVKQVESNAILIELLEPAKPSQKYQLSIGQFAMDCAGNLLESSGSTQLILPEEAQMGDIKINELLFNPKSGRPKFVELYNDSDKYLEVGALKLGNLDDTNMPGQLKFIAESGLILGPHEYFAVTTDALKLKSDFPQSPSSQFYQIASLPSYPISGGAVVLLSDKDEIYEVFVYDEDLHHPLLRDPKGVSLERVSTDSPSDLDYNWHSAASNEDFGTPGKRNSNTREESLELDMILISPEVFDPEGSNGNTFTTISYQLDQSGWMGTFEIYDIAGRLVTMLDNNGLLGLKGMYTWTGTNDSGQKVRPGYYILRVKLFDLQGEVIELKKTIVVGTHF from the coding sequence ATGGTTGGATTAGTTGATTTTTTCTGGAAACTTCGGTTTTTGGCCTTTTTTGTTTGGTTTGAAATGGCTGCTTTGCCCTTATTTTCTCAGGGTCAGGATTTCGAAAGCCAGTTTTTAATTCAAAGTTACCCTGAAGAATTTCTCCCTGGTTGGTATGCCAATGAACTTAGGGAAAGCAATTCTCGAGTGTTTCAGTATCCCGGTTTTGGAATAGGAGGTAGTAATGCGATTGCAATGCAGCCTATTTCTAGTTTCGATGGTGAATTGATAGTGAAACTTGAGCCTAGCCAATACGAAAGCCCAAGTTTAGTATTTTGGGCGAGGTCGATGAAAAATGGATCTGGAGACCGCGCGGCAGTAGTAGAGTTTTCATGGGCAGACAAAATTGATGGGGATTATTCCGAAAAGCGGCTTTTAGGTAATGAGGATGAGTTTGGGAATGTGGATCAGGAATTTCGGAAATTTGAATTGGAACTTCCGGAGGAAACTAAAAACCTTGATTTACTATTTTTAAAAATCACAGTGTCTTATGGCGCTGGTTCCGGTACCTGCGCAAGATGGATGATGGATGACTTTGAATTTGGGGATCAAGTAAAAGACTTGACTCCACCAAGTATAACTCGTGTTCGTGGCTATGAAGAGCATGTGGTGGAAATTCAGTTTTCTGAAAGGCTTGACCCTGTGTTTTCTCAATTTCTATTAAACTACAGGTTAGATGAGGAGGTGCCTGAGGAAGTTAGTGTTCTGAATGATTCTTTGGTTTACTTAAGCTTTCCCAAACCACTTTCTTTTAAAGAATTTCAATTGAAGGTAAATCAAATACCTGATTTGGAAGGAAACTTCCTTTCCGACACCACATTGGTTTTTGAGTTTTCTGACCCGACTAATATTCCTTATAAAAATCTAATCATCAACGAACTCATGCCAGCACCTAAGCCAGACATGGACTTTCCGAATGTTGAGTTTGTGGAATTGTTTAACGCAGGTGATCATAAAATTAGGCTGGAAGGTGTGAGTTTATCTACCAGTAAAACAGAAGTTCAACTTCCTGAATATTGGATGGAGCCTGGGGCTTATTTAATCCTTTTTCCCCAGAATAAATTGGAGGAAATGAAAGATTATGCTCCTTTTCTCGCTTTAAACTTTTGGCCAACACTTTTGAACTCTGGGGAACGGATAATTCTCCAAAATGACCGAGGGGAGCTAGTGGACCAATTAGAGTATTCCAGTAGCTCTTGGGGGTCTAATGAACTGGCTACAGGAGGATATAGCTTGGAGGTAGTCAATCCTTTTTTGAGTTGCGAACAGACGGGCTTTTTAAAAGCATCAATAGACCCATTGAGAGCAAGTCCTGGAAGGGAGAATTCGGTTTTAGATCTAAGTCCTGATACTATTTCTCCCGTCTTAGTACATGCGGCATTTTTGGATTCTCTGCAGATTCTGTTAAGATTTTCAGAACCGATAGTACAGCTTGATTCCCTTGACAGCATTCATTTTACTCCGCAGCTAAAAGTAGAAACTGTGAAACAGGTGGAGTCAAATGCAATTCTAATTGAGCTTTTGGAACCGGCTAAGCCTTCTCAAAAATATCAGCTTTCAATAGGTCAATTTGCTATGGACTGTGCAGGTAATTTATTGGAAAGCTCAGGTTCAACGCAGCTTATTTTGCCTGAAGAGGCTCAGATGGGAGATATTAAAATTAATGAGCTTCTTTTTAATCCTAAGAGTGGAAGGCCAAAATTCGTGGAGTTGTACAATGATTCAGATAAGTATTTGGAGGTAGGGGCTTTGAAACTTGGCAATCTGGATGATACCAATATGCCAGGTCAATTAAAGTTCATTGCAGAATCTGGTTTAATATTAGGGCCTCATGAATACTTTGCTGTGACAACTGATGCTTTGAAACTTAAAAGTGATTTTCCTCAATCTCCTTCCTCCCAATTTTATCAGATAGCCTCTTTGCCCAGCTATCCTATTTCAGGGGGTGCAGTGGTGTTGCTATCAGATAAGGATGAGATTTATGAAGTCTTTGTATATGACGAAGACCTTCATCATCCACTGCTTCGAGATCCTAAAGGAGTTTCCTTGGAAAGAGTTTCTACTGACTCCCCTTCAGACTTAGATTACAATTGGCATTCAGCAGCTTCAAATGAAGATTTTGGTACACCTGGCAAAAGGAATTCCAATACGCGGGAGGAGAGTTTGGAATTGGATATGATCCTGATTAGTCCTGAAGTTTTTGATCCAGAGGGAAGTAATGGTAATACGTTTACCACTATCTCCTATCAGTTAGATCAAAGTGGTTGGATGGGGACATTTGAGATTTATGATATAGCGGGAAGGCTGGTGACCATGCTGGATAATAATGGGCTATTGGGGTTGAAAGGAATGTATACTTGGACGGGTACAAATGATTCTGGGCAAAAAGTTAGGCCGGGATATTATATTCTCAGAGTTAAACTCTTTGATTTACAGGGCGAAGTTATTGAGTTGAAGAAAACGATTGTTGTGGGGACTCATTTTTGA
- a CDS encoding TraR/DksA family transcriptional regulator, with amino-acid sequence MSQEGKTAYSAEELKEFEGIILQKLAVAKEELGSLKESLSKKNDSGTDNTASTSKLLEDGADTLERESQSQLAARQQKFIINLENALVRIKNGTYGVCVDTGKLISKERLKAVPHTMHSIEAKLAKK; translated from the coding sequence ATGAGTCAGGAAGGAAAAACAGCATACTCAGCAGAGGAGCTAAAAGAATTTGAAGGAATTATCCTCCAGAAATTGGCTGTAGCCAAAGAAGAATTGGGTTCGTTGAAGGAATCATTGAGCAAGAAAAATGATAGTGGTACGGATAATACAGCTTCTACGTCGAAATTACTAGAAGATGGTGCTGACACCTTGGAGAGAGAAAGCCAAAGTCAATTGGCAGCAAGGCAGCAGAAGTTCATTATCAACTTGGAAAATGCCTTGGTTCGAATTAAAAATGGGACCTATGGTGTTTGTGTGGATACAGGTAAATTGATTTCTAAGGAAAGATTAAAGGCCGTTCCGCATACCATGCATTCTATCGAGGCTAAATTAGCTAAAAAGTAG
- the scpB gene encoding SMC-Scp complex subunit ScpB: MEFLHRHIEALIFCAPSPLGTGEIGKCLTEMFEAEVPEDHILGALEDIKVKYDSDDFSFTLENLGGGYQFLTKPAYQTSISILLKQQSQKRLSTAQMETLSIIAYKQPVTKGDIEQIRGVNSDYSVQKLLDKELVEVKGKSEGIGRPLLFGTSEKFMEYFGINSIRDLPQPKDFSKPDNEIGEERE; encoded by the coding sequence TTGGAGTTTCTCCACAGGCATATTGAAGCGTTGATTTTTTGCGCTCCCTCGCCCTTAGGGACGGGAGAGATAGGGAAATGCTTGACTGAAATGTTTGAGGCTGAAGTTCCCGAAGACCATATCCTTGGAGCACTCGAGGATATAAAAGTCAAGTATGACTCTGATGATTTTTCATTCACTTTAGAAAATCTGGGTGGGGGATATCAGTTTTTGACCAAACCTGCATACCAAACTAGTATTAGCATTTTGCTAAAACAACAGTCTCAAAAAAGACTGTCTACCGCACAAATGGAAACCTTGTCTATTATTGCTTACAAGCAGCCTGTTACGAAAGGTGATATTGAGCAAATTAGAGGGGTTAACTCTGACTATTCTGTTCAGAAGTTATTAGATAAGGAATTGGTAGAGGTAAAAGGTAAGTCTGAAGGGATCGGTAGACCCTTGCTTTTTGGGACTTCGGAAAAGTTTATGGAATACTTTGGGATTAATTCTATCCGTGATTTACCCCAGCCTAAAGATTTTTCCAAGCCTGATAACGAGATAGGAGAGGAAAGAGAATAA
- a CDS encoding SprT-like domain-containing protein has product MLESSRLETILSKHLPPPAISYCLQLWQKQPFNFQITSSRKTKLGDFRYRRDRSIQTITLNGDLNPYQFLLTYTHEVAHLYAFMKFGISIPPHGKEWKSTFQQLLFPILNEQVFPLDLLVPLRQHMKNPKASTAGDLFLMKELSKYDNAEPLIKTTFLSDLKPGSRFMLSGREFEKGETKRTRVICLEVKTGKKFLVAQMAKIQTLN; this is encoded by the coding sequence ATGCTTGAGTCCTCCCGTCTGGAAACAATTTTATCAAAACACCTTCCTCCTCCAGCAATTTCTTATTGCCTCCAGTTGTGGCAAAAACAGCCTTTCAACTTTCAAATCACTTCCAGTAGAAAAACCAAGCTGGGCGATTTCCGATATAGAAGAGATCGCAGCATTCAAACCATCACTCTTAACGGAGATTTAAATCCCTACCAGTTCCTGCTCACCTATACTCACGAGGTAGCTCACCTGTATGCGTTTATGAAGTTTGGCATTTCTATACCACCCCATGGTAAAGAATGGAAAAGCACGTTTCAGCAATTGCTTTTTCCCATCCTGAATGAACAAGTGTTCCCCTTAGACCTATTGGTTCCACTGAGGCAGCACATGAAAAACCCGAAAGCGAGTACAGCCGGAGACCTATTTTTGATGAAAGAACTCAGTAAATATGACAATGCCGAACCTCTGATCAAAACAACATTCCTTTCTGACCTAAAGCCAGGAAGCCGGTTTATGCTCTCTGGTAGAGAATTTGAAAAAGGAGAAACAAAGAGAACTAGGGTAATTTGCCTTGAAGTGAAAACAGGGAAAAAGTTTTTAGTAGCTCAAATGGCAAAAATTCAAACCTTAAATTAA
- the der gene encoding ribosome biogenesis GTPase Der: MANIVAIVGRPNVGKSTLFNRLVEERKAIEDNMSGVTRDRHYGHAQWTGKFFSVIDTGGYVTGSDDVYEAEIRKQVKLAVEEADVILFVVDCHDGLTDLDTEFANELRGSEKPILVVANKADNQEQSFMSAEFYSLGISDFEVFPIAAVSGSGTGDLLDKVVEQFEEEGEEDPDEGTPKISILGRPNVGKSSFLNALLGKERSIVTNEAGTTRDAIHTRYKLYGQDFIITDTAGIRKKAKVKEDVEFYSVMRSLRTLEESDVIIVMVDASRGLESQDINLISLGIKNNKGIVIMVNKWDLIEKDHKTMNKIKEEMMERLGENKWIPIIFTSVLTKQRIFQAIELAVKVYENKTRKIQTSKLNDVLQQEMERYPPPAWKGKYIKIKYVTQLPTKNPIFAFFCNLPQYIKPPYTRFLENRLRENFEFDGVPIKIIYKSK; this comes from the coding sequence ATGGCAAATATTGTAGCAATTGTAGGAAGACCAAATGTTGGGAAATCCACTCTTTTCAATCGATTAGTGGAAGAGCGAAAAGCGATTGAAGACAACATGAGTGGGGTGACTCGTGACCGTCATTATGGTCATGCCCAATGGACTGGGAAGTTTTTCTCTGTGATCGACACTGGCGGATACGTAACCGGCTCAGACGATGTTTATGAAGCAGAAATCAGAAAGCAGGTAAAACTTGCTGTTGAGGAAGCAGATGTAATCTTATTTGTAGTGGATTGCCATGATGGCCTTACCGATTTGGATACTGAATTTGCCAATGAGCTAAGAGGTTCAGAGAAGCCTATTCTGGTCGTAGCCAATAAAGCTGACAATCAAGAACAAAGCTTTATGTCAGCTGAGTTTTACTCCTTGGGAATAAGTGACTTTGAAGTTTTCCCAATCGCAGCCGTGAGTGGTAGTGGTACAGGAGACCTTTTAGATAAAGTTGTCGAGCAGTTTGAAGAAGAAGGTGAAGAAGATCCGGACGAGGGTACACCAAAAATCTCCATCCTAGGCAGACCTAACGTAGGTAAATCCTCTTTCCTTAATGCACTTTTGGGTAAAGAAAGATCCATCGTCACCAACGAGGCAGGAACCACCCGAGATGCGATCCATACCCGTTACAAGCTTTACGGTCAGGATTTCATTATTACTGATACTGCCGGAATTCGTAAAAAAGCCAAGGTCAAAGAAGATGTTGAGTTTTATTCCGTGATGCGTTCTCTAAGAACACTCGAAGAATCTGATGTCATCATTGTGATGGTTGATGCGAGTAGAGGATTAGAGTCCCAGGACATTAATTTGATCAGCCTCGGAATTAAAAACAATAAAGGGATTGTCATCATGGTAAATAAATGGGACTTGATCGAAAAGGACCATAAAACCATGAACAAAATTAAAGAGGAAATGATGGAAAGATTGGGTGAAAACAAATGGATCCCGATCATTTTTACATCAGTTTTGACCAAACAAAGAATCTTTCAAGCCATCGAACTTGCAGTGAAGGTTTATGAAAATAAAACACGCAAAATTCAGACCTCTAAACTAAATGATGTGCTGCAACAAGAAATGGAAAGATACCCTCCACCAGCATGGAAAGGAAAGTACATTAAGATCAAGTATGTCACGCAGTTACCTACAAAAAATCCGATTTTTGCTTTCTTCTGTAACCTTCCACAATATATCAAACCACCTTACACAAGGTTCCTTGAAAACAGGTTGAGAGAGAATTTTGAATTCGACGGAGTGCCGATAAAAATTATTTACAAAAGCAAATAA
- the era gene encoding GTPase Era, producing the protein MTQTKHQAGFVNIIGKPNVGKSTLMNILVGERLSIISSKAQTTRHRILGLTNTENYQIVFSDTPGMLKPQYELHKNMMSFVNISLEDADVVLFVTDLYETDEEIVEIIDKINQSGIPIILAINKIDLAKEGQLEKVTEYWTSRIKADVVIPISAGEEFNTDKVLQEILERLPEHPPFYDKEELTDRSERFFASEIIREKIFNNYKKEVPYSTEVNVEDFHVKNKIIRIRATIYVERDSQKGIIIGDKGKALKKVGIEAREELEKFFGKQVFLETFVKVEANWRKNKSKLKKFGYDPT; encoded by the coding sequence ATGACTCAAACCAAGCATCAAGCAGGATTTGTAAACATCATCGGCAAGCCAAATGTCGGGAAATCTACCCTGATGAATATCCTCGTGGGAGAAAGACTTTCGATCATTTCTTCGAAAGCACAAACTACTCGCCATAGGATCCTTGGTCTGACAAACACTGAAAATTATCAGATTGTGTTTTCTGACACACCTGGCATGTTGAAACCACAGTACGAGCTACATAAAAACATGATGAGCTTTGTCAACATCTCATTAGAGGATGCAGACGTGGTTTTATTTGTGACCGACCTTTATGAAACAGACGAGGAGATCGTAGAGATAATCGATAAAATCAACCAATCAGGCATTCCGATCATTTTAGCTATCAACAAAATCGATCTTGCTAAAGAAGGACAGCTTGAAAAAGTTACTGAATACTGGACTTCCAGAATAAAAGCAGATGTGGTGATCCCTATTTCTGCCGGAGAGGAATTCAATACAGATAAAGTCCTTCAGGAAATTCTGGAAAGATTACCTGAACACCCACCTTTTTATGATAAAGAGGAACTAACAGACCGTTCCGAACGGTTCTTTGCCTCTGAGATTATCCGTGAAAAGATTTTCAACAATTATAAAAAGGAAGTTCCTTACAGCACAGAAGTCAATGTTGAAGACTTTCATGTAAAAAATAAGATCATCCGGATCAGAGCAACCATCTATGTCGAAAGAGATAGCCAGAAAGGCATTATCATCGGAGATAAGGGAAAAGCGCTCAAAAAAGTTGGCATTGAAGCACGTGAGGAACTGGAAAAATTCTTCGGCAAACAAGTGTTTCTAGAGACCTTTGTGAAGGTGGAAGCCAATTGGAGAAAAAATAAATCAAAACTGAAAAAATTCGGGTACGACCCCACTTGA
- a CDS encoding outer membrane protein assembly factor BamB family protein, whose product MKTPLLLLVLICLGQASFAQLKGNVYWDENSNGRKDPSENGVANAVISDGLHVIRTDKDGSFQLEGWEKQQFVTIYPAADFDSPIRYQAILPNINSYDFGVLKKAKNDQVSFAHISDTETFEYGDWVDNLKKYVKTEKPDFIVHTGDICYESGMKWHSENLTEKELGVPIYYCLGNHDLIKGERGEAYFESKFGPAWYAFEAGNVLYVITPMMGGDYPPGFDHQDIGTWMKNLFETYPSSKTKFFFNHDLLTSEEKFEFKINDSETLDLNEQGLKAWFFGHLHMNMTKAHGASGIRSFGTASLPQGGIDHSPSSFREVHVDSAGNIESQMRWTYLNRELEVVNPSRGIGMVNEQNEISLSVNVYDTGSKVDSIRYKVFGPEGFNWTNSINQDNWEVMRPQSDWNWQAKGKIDTLGPHTLVLDAYLSSGEVIHRRARFSAERQKIANQNSLDWKNLGGNESHQAFLTESLKAPYQLQWTANIGSNIYMSSPLLADQFVISSSFDDGNARECYVVCWDANTGKEIWRNKTRNGVKNQMVIADGQVIATDMEGITYSFSLDQGLKLWEKDLGYRRKFGFVSGIVTDGETVFTGFAESLTALNPTTGHVKWKANKSKGGYGSTATMTLAGKLLLVNRQWGGMDALDKETGEYLWSREDDGLRFRDGVLTFADGYLWVAGRSGSGESKLFQLSVETGETISSMETGMMNTGTSTPIVLKDQFILAGSHPGVVSFDKDSGKKQWEFEVDPALFYTPSYFSDQQQSIESTPILVGDHLIFGAMDGKLYVLEANSGKLIWKTHLGAPIMTSAAISENGFFICDFAGNIYYFLAMGNTQP is encoded by the coding sequence TTGAAAACTCCCCTCTTGCTTTTAGTTTTGATTTGTCTTGGCCAAGCTTCATTTGCTCAGCTAAAAGGAAATGTCTATTGGGATGAAAATAGCAATGGGAGAAAAGATCCTTCCGAAAATGGGGTCGCTAATGCCGTGATCTCTGATGGTTTGCATGTTATTAGAACAGATAAAGATGGATCATTCCAATTGGAAGGCTGGGAAAAACAACAGTTCGTGACGATTTATCCCGCAGCTGATTTTGATTCGCCAATTAGGTATCAGGCAATTCTCCCTAATATTAATTCTTATGACTTTGGGGTTCTAAAAAAAGCCAAAAATGATCAAGTATCTTTTGCACATATCAGCGATACGGAGACTTTTGAATACGGTGATTGGGTGGATAATCTTAAAAAATATGTCAAAACAGAAAAGCCTGATTTTATAGTCCATACCGGAGATATCTGCTATGAATCAGGAATGAAATGGCATAGCGAAAACCTGACTGAAAAGGAGTTGGGTGTCCCTATTTATTATTGTCTGGGCAATCATGACCTGATCAAAGGTGAGAGGGGTGAGGCTTATTTTGAGTCTAAATTTGGTCCTGCTTGGTATGCATTTGAAGCAGGAAATGTGCTCTATGTGATTACCCCTATGATGGGCGGGGATTATCCTCCCGGGTTTGATCATCAAGATATCGGTACCTGGATGAAAAATCTATTTGAAACCTATCCTTCGAGTAAGACCAAATTCTTTTTCAACCATGATTTGTTGACAAGTGAGGAGAAATTTGAATTTAAAATCAACGATTCCGAAACACTCGATCTTAATGAACAAGGATTGAAAGCCTGGTTTTTTGGGCATCTACACATGAATATGACAAAAGCGCATGGGGCCTCTGGAATCAGGTCCTTTGGCACCGCCTCCCTCCCTCAAGGCGGGATTGATCATTCTCCTTCTTCCTTTCGTGAGGTCCATGTCGATTCTGCAGGCAATATTGAGAGTCAAATGCGCTGGACTTATCTGAACCGGGAACTAGAAGTAGTCAACCCAAGCAGAGGAATAGGGATGGTCAATGAACAAAATGAAATTTCGCTATCGGTCAATGTTTATGACACTGGCTCCAAGGTGGATAGCATTCGCTACAAAGTCTTTGGTCCTGAGGGTTTCAATTGGACCAACTCCATCAATCAGGATAATTGGGAAGTGATGAGACCACAATCTGATTGGAACTGGCAAGCAAAAGGAAAAATTGACACATTGGGTCCTCATACTTTAGTGCTTGATGCTTATTTAAGCAGTGGTGAAGTCATCCATAGAAGAGCGAGATTTTCTGCTGAGAGGCAAAAGATAGCGAATCAAAACTCACTGGACTGGAAAAATCTAGGAGGAAATGAATCGCATCAAGCATTTCTTACTGAAAGTTTAAAAGCTCCTTACCAACTCCAATGGACTGCTAACATCGGTAGTAACATTTACATGAGTTCTCCTCTTTTGGCAGATCAATTTGTTATCTCGTCTAGCTTCGATGATGGCAATGCAAGAGAGTGCTACGTTGTCTGCTGGGATGCGAATACCGGGAAGGAAATCTGGAGAAACAAGACAAGGAACGGTGTGAAAAATCAAATGGTCATTGCCGATGGTCAAGTCATTGCCACAGACATGGAAGGGATCACCTATTCCTTTTCTCTTGATCAAGGGTTGAAATTGTGGGAAAAAGATTTAGGGTATAGGCGAAAATTTGGCTTTGTTTCTGGGATAGTTACAGATGGTGAGACGGTCTTTACTGGCTTTGCCGAAAGCCTTACCGCTCTGAATCCAACCACTGGTCATGTCAAATGGAAAGCAAATAAATCCAAAGGAGGTTATGGGTCTACTGCTACAATGACCTTGGCTGGGAAGTTACTCCTCGTCAATCGACAGTGGGGAGGGATGGATGCACTGGACAAGGAAACAGGGGAATACCTCTGGAGTAGAGAAGATGATGGACTCCGATTTAGAGACGGGGTTTTGACCTTTGCTGATGGCTATCTTTGGGTCGCGGGTAGATCAGGGTCTGGCGAAAGCAAATTGTTTCAGTTGTCAGTTGAGACCGGCGAAACTATCAGTAGCATGGAAACTGGAATGATGAATACGGGGACTTCAACTCCGATCGTCTTAAAAGATCAGTTCATATTAGCTGGCTCGCATCCAGGAGTGGTATCCTTTGATAAAGATTCTGGCAAAAAACAATGGGAGTTTGAAGTTGATCCTGCTCTTTTTTACACTCCTTCTTACTTTTCTGACCAGCAACAGAGTATAGAATCTACTCCAATACTTGTCGGAGATCATCTGATATTTGGAGCGATGGATGGAAAACTCTATGTTTTGGAAGCTAATTCTGGGAAATTGATTTGGAAGACGCATTTAGGTGCTCCTATTATGACCTCAGCGGCAATCTCTGAAAATGGCTTTTTTATCTGTGACTTTGCTGGAAATATCTATTATTTCCTTGCCATGGGAAACACTCAGCCTTAA
- the hflK gene encoding FtsH protease activity modulator HflK, producing the protein MEEKINQLNINLYWLRENLKKIVLGLLVLLALFTSIRTVGPEEEGVVIQLGQYNRTVNPGLNFIVPFWIERMYKIPVQRQLKQEFGFRTTKAGQRSDYTKEGFGDESMMLTGDLNLTDVEWVVQYRITNSYNFLFKVRNAEKTLRDMSESVMRKVVGDRTVNEVLTVGRQEIATTVEGLLQELCDEYENGIRIDQVVLQDVNPPESVKPSFNAVNQAQQERETLINQAEAEYNRVIPRARGEAEETIQLAEAFALNRVNRAKGEAERFNALFNAYIKSPEVTKQRIYLETMEKILPKIGNKIIVDEKGNNVLPLLNIDQVKTPQK; encoded by the coding sequence ATGGAAGAAAAGATAAATCAACTGAATATTAACCTATACTGGTTAAGGGAAAACCTCAAGAAAATTGTTCTTGGGCTACTGGTGTTACTGGCCCTTTTTACCAGTATTCGTACGGTGGGGCCTGAGGAAGAAGGGGTTGTAATCCAGCTGGGTCAATACAACCGAACTGTCAATCCGGGGCTAAATTTTATAGTTCCATTTTGGATTGAACGCATGTATAAAATCCCGGTGCAGCGCCAACTAAAGCAGGAATTTGGCTTTAGAACCACCAAAGCGGGTCAGCGATCAGATTATACTAAGGAGGGATTTGGAGATGAGAGCATGATGCTGACGGGAGATCTAAATCTGACTGACGTGGAATGGGTGGTTCAATACAGAATCACAAACTCCTATAATTTCCTTTTCAAAGTCAGAAATGCAGAAAAAACCCTGCGGGACATGTCTGAATCGGTGATGAGAAAAGTGGTGGGGGATAGGACCGTGAATGAGGTGCTAACTGTCGGAAGACAGGAAATAGCTACTACTGTAGAAGGCTTATTGCAAGAGCTTTGCGATGAATACGAAAACGGAATCCGAATCGATCAGGTGGTTCTCCAGGATGTCAACCCACCAGAATCTGTCAAACCATCTTTTAATGCAGTCAATCAGGCGCAGCAGGAAAGGGAAACGCTAATCAACCAAGCAGAAGCAGAATACAATAGGGTAATCCCTAGAGCCAGAGGTGAGGCAGAAGAAACAATTCAGCTGGCAGAGGCTTTTGCCCTTAACCGAGTGAATCGTGCAAAGGGAGAAGCAGAACGTTTTAATGCCCTATTCAATGCCTACATTAAATCTCCGGAAGTAACCAAACAAAGAATTTATCTGGAAACAATGGAGAAGATCTTGCCTAAAATCGGGAACAAAATTATTGTAGATGAGAAAGGCAATAATGTATTGCCTCTTTTAAATATTGATCAAGTAAAAACTCCGCAAAAATGA